The Streptomyces sp. GSL17-111 region ACGGTGGCCGCGCTGGCGGCGCTCACCGGCGGGCCGCCGTCCCTGGTCACCGGGGACAACCCGCGCGTCGCCCACCGGATCGCCGCGGAGGCGGGGATCGCGGACGTCCGCGCCGGGCTGCTGCCGCAGGACAAGGTCGCGGCCGTCCGGGAGCGGGAGGCCGAGGGGCGGAAGGTGCTCGTCGTCGGGGACGGCGTCAACGACGCGCCCGCGCTGGCCGCCGCCCACGTCGGCGTGGCCATGGGCCGGGCCGGGTCCGACCTGGCCCTGGAGACGGCCGACGCGATCGTCGTGCGCGACGAACTCGCCGCCGTCCCGGCCGCCGTCGCCCTCGCCCGCCGGGCCCGCCGCCTGGTGGTCCAGAACCTGTGCATCGCCGGAACGCTGATCGCCGTGCTGGTGGTCTGGGACCTGGCCGGGCACCTGCCGCTGCCCGTGGGGGTGGCCGGTCACGAGGGCTCCACCGTGCTCGTCGGCCTCAACGGCCTGCGGCTGCTGCGCGAGTCCGCCTGGCGGCGCGCGCTCGGGCCGGGCCGGTAGCGCCCCGGGCCTGCCTTCGCGTCAGCCCTCGGGGTGCAGGAGCCCGCGTTCGTAGGCCTTCAGCAGTCGCTGCGGGACGAGGTACGTCGATCCGTCCACGGTGAAGGGGACGAGCCGGGGCGTGGACGCCTTCCACTGCGCCCGGCGGTGACGGGTGTTGCTGCGGGACGTCTTCCGCTTGGGCACGGCCATGACGAAACCTCCAGGAGGGCGGGGACGGCTGGGTGAGCCGGGTGAGTCGCCGAGGTTACCTGAAAACGGTTGTCATGTGCGAACGGGGTCCACGGACAGCCGGGCGCACCGGCGGCAGGCGCGGGCCGACGACGCGACGACCGCGTGCGCGGCGGCGGCCACCGCACCGACCGGCCGGGTGCGGGGGCCACGGCGTACGGCGGCATACTCCTCACCACTGGGCGCGATCACTTCCGAAGCGAGGAGACGCCATGATCGACCAGCCCGCCGCCGAGAAGACGACCTTCACCACCCTCTTCGAGGTGGCCCCGGCCGCCCTGGGCCGGGCGCAGGGCATCGCCGACACCTTCCAGCACGCCATCGCCCCGGCCACCGTGGACTACGACTTCGGTGAGATCAGCCGGGCGGCGAGCCGCATCCCCCACAGCACGACGGTGCGGAACGTGCGTGGCTGGGGCCTTCAGGAGACGGTCCCCGTCAGCGTCGTGGTCCTCTCGCTCGCGGAGGCCGTGCGCCAGGCCCTCGCGGAGCCGTTCACCAACGCCCGCTTCTGGGCGCGGGCCGAGGAGGCGCTCACCGGCGCCTTCGTCGGCCTGGGGACGCAGGAGGGCACCCATCTCTCCTTCTACGAGGACACCCCGGAGCGCACGAGTTACTACTACAACCTGCTGTTCGCACTCCAGGACGAGGAGACCGGTGACGCCGTCCACGCCGTCGCCCTGTGCGTCAACGTCAGCGTCGCACTGGACGGGGAGCGGGTCCGCGCCCTGAGCGTCGAGGACACCGCGCGGTTCACCGTCCGCCTCAACGCGATCGCCCTCCGGCAGCAGCCACCCGCCGAGGCCTGAGCAACCGGCGCCCCCGGCCCCACACCCGGCCGGGGGCGCCCCGCACGCACCGGCGGACGCCTCACGCGTCGTCGGCCTGCGGATCGATGTCGGTGGAGGAGGTGCTGGACCGCAGCCACGAACGCGTCCGCCCGGCCGCGCGCGTGGTGTCCACGGTGAGGTCGAGGCGCGTGCCCCCGTCCGTTCCGGCGGGGAAACTGCGCTGC contains the following coding sequences:
- the rpmF gene encoding 50S ribosomal protein L32, with protein sequence MAVPKRKTSRSNTRHRRAQWKASTPRLVPFTVDGSTYLVPQRLLKAYERGLLHPEG
- a CDS encoding Type-2Aa cytolytic delta-endotoxin; protein product: MIDQPAAEKTTFTTLFEVAPAALGRAQGIADTFQHAIAPATVDYDFGEISRAASRIPHSTTVRNVRGWGLQETVPVSVVVLSLAEAVRQALAEPFTNARFWARAEEALTGAFVGLGTQEGTHLSFYEDTPERTSYYYNLLFALQDEETGDAVHAVALCVNVSVALDGERVRALSVEDTARFTVRLNAIALRQQPPAEA